Proteins from a single region of Mytilus trossulus isolate FHL-02 chromosome 2, PNRI_Mtr1.1.1.hap1, whole genome shotgun sequence:
- the LOC134708449 gene encoding flavin-containing monooxygenase 5-like: MKVAVIGAGASGLTAIKCCLDEGVEPVCFERTDYIGGLWRYTDKVTEGQSCVMKSTIINTSKEMMCYSDFPIPADYPIFMHNTYVQKYFNLYADKFNLRKYIQFGKEILSINKQPDYKHNGQWNIKVKDNKTGDVEDTVFDAVMVCTGHHAEKHVPEFPGLSDFKGEVIHSHDYRNPAGFEGKRVVIIGIGNSGGDMSTELSRVASQVFLSTRRGSWVLNRIGDNGMPLDMANTDRFKLAIKNALPPSVITSIVEGRLNARFDHSLYSLKPKHHVFSQHPMVNDEMPNRLASGTLRIKPDIKTFTENGVIFDDGTKEENIDVVFLATGYKFGFPFLDKSVLDVKENRVELYKYVFPPKMERKNTLSVIGCIQPLGAIMPISELQCRLSLRVFQKKVKLPCSDEMILDIRSKELAMKERYVQTQRHTIQVDYIDYMDELATLNGCLPDLQSVFWSDPKLAFTCFFGPCTPYQYRLQGPGKWSGARQAIMTQWDRTFDSLKTRPLGFTEKPSQKKFFIFYFVFVVLFCYLVHVIFLR, translated from the exons GTGGATTATGGAGGTATACAGACAAGGTCACTGAAGGTCAGTCATGTGTGATGAAGTCTACCATTATCAACACAAGTAAAGAAATGATGTGTTACAGTGACTTTCCCATACCAGCAGACTATCCTATCTTTATGCATAATACTTATGTTCAGAAGTATTTCAACCTTTATGCTGATAAATTCAACCTACGGAAATACATACAATTTGGAAAAGAG atattaagTATAAACAAGCAACCTGATTATAAACACAATGGTCAGTGGAATATCAAAGTGAAAGACAATAAAACTGGTGATGTGGAAGACACTGTGTTTGATGCTGTTATGGTATGTACAGGCCATCATGCTGAAAAACATGTTCCTGAATTCCCAGGTTTATCAGACTTCAAGGGAGAAGTGATTCATAGCCATGACTACAGAAATCCAGCAGGATTTGAAGGAAAGAGAGTAGTTATAATTGGAATAGGAAATTCTGGAGGTGATATGTCTACAGAACTAAGCAGAGTAGCTTCACAG GTGTTTTTAAGTACTAGACGAGGAAGTTGGGTATTGAATAGGATAGGAGACAATGGTATGCCATTAGACATGGCCAATACTGATAGGTTTAAACTGGCAATAAAGAATGCATTACCACCTTCCGTCATAACTAGTATAGTGGAAGGTCGTCTAAATGCCAGATTTGATCATTCACTATACAGTCTCAAACCTAAACATCATGTTTTCTCCCAACATCCAATGGTAAATGATGAAATGCCAAACAGATTGGCATCAGGAACTTTGAGGATAAAACctgatattaaaacatttacagaAAATGGAGTTATATTTGATGATGGCACCAAAGAAGAGAATATTGATGTTGTTTTCTTAGCAACAGGATATAAATTTGGCTTTCCTTTCTTAGACAAATCTGTATTAGATGTCAAAGAGAATCGTGTTGAACTCTACAAATATGTTTTCCCACCTAAAATGGAGAGAAAAAATACTCTGAGTGTTATAGGATGCATACAACCTCTTGGGGCCATTATGCCTATATCTGAGTTACAGTGCAGGCTATCTTTGCGTGTTTTTCAG AAAAAAGTCAAACTTCCCTGTAGTGACGAAATGATATTGGACATAAGATCTAAAGAATTGGCCATGAAAGAGAGATATGTACAGACACAGAGACATACCATTCAGGTGGATTATATCGACTATATGGATGAACTGGCTACACTCAATGGATGTCTACCTGATCTTC aATCAGTATTTTGGTCAGATCCTAAATtggcctttacctgcttctttggGCCTTGTACACCTTACCAGTACAGATTGCAGGGACCAGGAAAATGGAGCGGAGCTAGACAGGCAATAATGACACAATGGGACAGAACATTTGATTCCCTGAAAACAAGACCATTGGGATTTACAGAAAAACCATCACAGaagaaattctttattttttactttgtttttgtGGTGCTATTTTGTTATTTGGTGCATGTTATATTTCTGAGGTAA